A stretch of the Carassius carassius chromosome 50, fCarCar2.1, whole genome shotgun sequence genome encodes the following:
- the LOC132133328 gene encoding WAP four-disulfide core domain protein 5-like, protein MRSQVGMMTARLYCSLIAVLCCLSGYLSITDVTEGQTAAKPGECPPQTSGSLFNGSCNGDSDCPNDEKCCGNGSGNYCTAPYTVKPGQCPKPKRVPECADLCFHDGQCPATQKCCPTTCGHACSEQSDQESGPESDQESGPESDQESGPETGQGSGQGSGYGQGSGYGQDSERVYLLINGNP, encoded by the exons ATGAGATCGCAGGTTGGGATGATGACAGCTCGATTGTACTGCTCGTTGATTGCTGTTTTATGTTGTCTTTCTGGATACTTGAGCATAACAGATGTTACTGAAGGACAAACTGCAG CAAAGCCAGGAGAGTGTCCCCCTCAAACATCTGGAAGCTTGTTTAATGGGTCCTGTAACGGTGACTCTGACTGTCCCAACGATGAGAAGTGCTGCGGCAATGGAAGTGGAAATTACTGTACAGCTCCTTATACAG TGAAGCCGGGTCAGTGTCCCAAACCGAAGCGTGTTCCAGAATGTGCTGACCTCTGTttccatgatggccagtgtcctgccacacagaaGTGTTGCCCAACCACCTGTGGCCATGCATGTAGTGAACAAAGTGATCAGGAAAGTGGTCCGGAAAGTGATCAGGAAAGTGGTCCGGAAAGTGATCAGGAAAGTGGTCCGGAaactggtcagggaagtggtcagggtagcggttatggtcagggaagcggataTGGTCAAG